The following proteins are co-located in the Silene latifolia isolate original U9 population chromosome 1, ASM4854445v1, whole genome shotgun sequence genome:
- the LOC141601924 gene encoding protein MEI2-like 1 isoform X1, whose translation MVTVSPLEKLSAVGKLSDCLAISQPSVGKEQKVDIVGESGSIGVHRTLSRSVNHNKTMPSDLYFDSARYNADNGQVVGVNGAQNESSLFSSSLSDLVHHKLRLSNKIISRQSSSVVPQNDELERFKSPEEIEEQTINSLLPDEDDLFSGIADEMGHMDKANGGDDLDDFDLIFGKGDLDFEVEDHLQAGQRNVGYPWGAHALDHASRMHSNNRRPNGSMVGDSSLHESPRLFNGYPSPVRMTSAGSEFGRFEAGQAFPLGQLDSRGIPNFHPRSPHVPLHNMVNGIPQRSLDSLVNGIPQRSLDSLSGIADDIRPKALDNVNLDIRRLSLNGHALDLNDGGFGYSPNGIHMPQSMASKSNSYQQHHLRTLRIPNSPSYLNNNHAHHIGRLHGSPGAPHLMMNMGSPVHQLQVGSAPVIKASLWDRQQMFNGESHEASGYQMGAIRSMGIPGFSPSHPRDISSRASFNEVSKNGGLGSPQHMSHMFHERNLMNSLPTSFGSPNERARTRRNETNLSHADRKHYELNVERILRGDDTRTTLMIKNIPNKYTSKMLLATIDEQHRGKYDFIYLPIDFKNKCNMGYAFINMIDPIQIVPFHQTFEGRKWEKFNSEKVASLAYARIQGKSALIAHFQNSSLMNEDKRCRPILFHTDGPNAGDQEPFPTGTSLRSKSGRQQAFGSEDDD comes from the exons ATGGTAACTGTATCTCCATTGGAGAAGCTTTCAGCTGTTGGTAAACTGTCTGATTGCTTGGCGATTTCGCAACCTTCTGTAGGAAAAGAGCAGAAGGTTGATATAGTTGGAGAAAGCGGAAGTATTGGTGTGCATAGGACGCTTTCTAGATCTGTGAATCATAATAAAACAATGCCGTCTGACTTGTATTTCGATTCAGCACGCTACAACGCAGACAACGGTCAAGTTGTTGGCGTCAATGGAGCTCAAAATGAGAGTAGCCTCTTCTCGAGTTCTTTGTCTGATTTGGTTCATCATAAAT TGAGGCTTTCAAATAAGATTATATCTCGTCAATCTTCAAGTGTCGTTCCACAAAACGATGAGCTGGAACGATTTAAATCACCAGAAGAAATTGAAGAGCAGACAATCAACAGTCTTCTTCCTGATGAAGACGACCTTTTCTCTGGAATTGCTGATGAGATGGGACACATGGATAAAGCCAATGGCGGTGATGATCTGGACGACTTTGATCTGATTTTTGGCAAGGGAGACCTAGATTTTGAAGTAGAAGACCATTTACAGGCCGGTCAAAGAAATGTGGGCTACCCTTGGGGTGCTCATGCACTTGATCATGCATCACGGATGCATTCAAATAATAGACGGCCAAATGGTTCCATGGTTGGTGACTCATCACTGCATGAAAGTCCTCGTCTTTTTAATGGATACCCATCACCTGTTAGAATGACATCTGCTGGCAGTGAATTTGGTCGATTTGAAGCTGGGCAAGCTTTCCCCCTAGGGCAGCTTGATAGCCGGGGTATCCCTAATTTCCATCCTCGTTCTCCCCATGTACCTCTGCACAATATGGTTAATGGGATTCCGCAGCGCTCTTTGGACAGTTTGGTTAATGGGATTCCGCAGCGCTCTTTGGACAGTTTGTCTGGCATCGCTGATGATATCCGTCCCAAAGCACTAGATAACGTTAACCTCGACATTCGTCGCCTCAGCTTAAATGGGCATGCCTTGGATCTAAACGATGGCG GGTTTGGATATTCTCCAAATGGAATCCACATGCCTCAGTCTATGGCAAGCAAGTCAAACTCGTACCAGCAACATCACTTAAGAACGCTACGCATACCTAACTCTCCTTCATATTTGAACAATAATCATGCACATCATATTGGAAGACTCCATGGATCACCTGGAGCTCCACATCTTATGATGAATATGGGTTCACCGGTGCACCAACTTCAAGTTGGATCAGCACCAGTAATTAAAGCTTCACTCTGGGATAGGCAACAGATGTTTAACGGAGAATCCCATGAAGCTTCTGGTTATCAAATGGGTGCAATCAGGAGTATGGGTATTCCTGGATTTTCTCCGTCTCATCCTCGAGATATATCTTCTCGTGCTAGCTTTAATGAGGTGTCCAAAAATGGCGGATTAGGCTCACCCCAGCATATGAGCCATATGTTTCATGAAAGGAATTTGATGAATTCACTTCCGACTTCTTTTGGCTCTCCTAACGAACGTGCTAGAACTCGAAGGAATGAGACTAATCTGAGCCATGCTGACAGGAAGCACTATGAGCTTAATGTTGAACGTATTTTGCGTGGCGATGACACTCGGACAACCTTAATGATCAAGAATATTCCTAACAA GTATACTTCCAAAATGCTTTTGGCTACAATTGACGAACAACATCGTGGAAAATATGATTTTATATATCTACCAATCGATTTTAAG AATAAATGCAACATGGGCTACGCATTCATCAATATGATTGATCCTATTCAGATCGTTCCATTTCACCAG ACGTTTGAGGGTAGAAAATGGGAGAAGTTCAATAGTGAAAAGGTTGCTTCGCTTGCATATGCTCGTATCCAAGGAAAGTCAGCCCTTATTGCACATTTCCAGAATTCGAGCTTGATGAATGAAGATAAACGGTGCCGCCCTATTCTGTTTCACACTGACGGTCCAAATGCTGGTGATCAG GAACCATTTCCAACAGGCACCAGTCTGCGGTCAAAGTCAGGCAGGCAACAAGCATTCGGGAGTGAGGACGACGACTAA
- the LOC141601924 gene encoding protein MEI2-like 1 isoform X2 translates to MPSDLYFDSARYNADNGQVVGVNGAQNESSLFSSSLSDLVHHKLRLSNKIISRQSSSVVPQNDELERFKSPEEIEEQTINSLLPDEDDLFSGIADEMGHMDKANGGDDLDDFDLIFGKGDLDFEVEDHLQAGQRNVGYPWGAHALDHASRMHSNNRRPNGSMVGDSSLHESPRLFNGYPSPVRMTSAGSEFGRFEAGQAFPLGQLDSRGIPNFHPRSPHVPLHNMVNGIPQRSLDSLVNGIPQRSLDSLSGIADDIRPKALDNVNLDIRRLSLNGHALDLNDGGFGYSPNGIHMPQSMASKSNSYQQHHLRTLRIPNSPSYLNNNHAHHIGRLHGSPGAPHLMMNMGSPVHQLQVGSAPVIKASLWDRQQMFNGESHEASGYQMGAIRSMGIPGFSPSHPRDISSRASFNEVSKNGGLGSPQHMSHMFHERNLMNSLPTSFGSPNERARTRRNETNLSHADRKHYELNVERILRGDDTRTTLMIKNIPNKYTSKMLLATIDEQHRGKYDFIYLPIDFKNKCNMGYAFINMIDPIQIVPFHQTFEGRKWEKFNSEKVASLAYARIQGKSALIAHFQNSSLMNEDKRCRPILFHTDGPNAGDQEPFPTGTSLRSKSGRQQAFGSEDDD, encoded by the exons ATGCCGTCTGACTTGTATTTCGATTCAGCACGCTACAACGCAGACAACGGTCAAGTTGTTGGCGTCAATGGAGCTCAAAATGAGAGTAGCCTCTTCTCGAGTTCTTTGTCTGATTTGGTTCATCATAAAT TGAGGCTTTCAAATAAGATTATATCTCGTCAATCTTCAAGTGTCGTTCCACAAAACGATGAGCTGGAACGATTTAAATCACCAGAAGAAATTGAAGAGCAGACAATCAACAGTCTTCTTCCTGATGAAGACGACCTTTTCTCTGGAATTGCTGATGAGATGGGACACATGGATAAAGCCAATGGCGGTGATGATCTGGACGACTTTGATCTGATTTTTGGCAAGGGAGACCTAGATTTTGAAGTAGAAGACCATTTACAGGCCGGTCAAAGAAATGTGGGCTACCCTTGGGGTGCTCATGCACTTGATCATGCATCACGGATGCATTCAAATAATAGACGGCCAAATGGTTCCATGGTTGGTGACTCATCACTGCATGAAAGTCCTCGTCTTTTTAATGGATACCCATCACCTGTTAGAATGACATCTGCTGGCAGTGAATTTGGTCGATTTGAAGCTGGGCAAGCTTTCCCCCTAGGGCAGCTTGATAGCCGGGGTATCCCTAATTTCCATCCTCGTTCTCCCCATGTACCTCTGCACAATATGGTTAATGGGATTCCGCAGCGCTCTTTGGACAGTTTGGTTAATGGGATTCCGCAGCGCTCTTTGGACAGTTTGTCTGGCATCGCTGATGATATCCGTCCCAAAGCACTAGATAACGTTAACCTCGACATTCGTCGCCTCAGCTTAAATGGGCATGCCTTGGATCTAAACGATGGCG GGTTTGGATATTCTCCAAATGGAATCCACATGCCTCAGTCTATGGCAAGCAAGTCAAACTCGTACCAGCAACATCACTTAAGAACGCTACGCATACCTAACTCTCCTTCATATTTGAACAATAATCATGCACATCATATTGGAAGACTCCATGGATCACCTGGAGCTCCACATCTTATGATGAATATGGGTTCACCGGTGCACCAACTTCAAGTTGGATCAGCACCAGTAATTAAAGCTTCACTCTGGGATAGGCAACAGATGTTTAACGGAGAATCCCATGAAGCTTCTGGTTATCAAATGGGTGCAATCAGGAGTATGGGTATTCCTGGATTTTCTCCGTCTCATCCTCGAGATATATCTTCTCGTGCTAGCTTTAATGAGGTGTCCAAAAATGGCGGATTAGGCTCACCCCAGCATATGAGCCATATGTTTCATGAAAGGAATTTGATGAATTCACTTCCGACTTCTTTTGGCTCTCCTAACGAACGTGCTAGAACTCGAAGGAATGAGACTAATCTGAGCCATGCTGACAGGAAGCACTATGAGCTTAATGTTGAACGTATTTTGCGTGGCGATGACACTCGGACAACCTTAATGATCAAGAATATTCCTAACAA GTATACTTCCAAAATGCTTTTGGCTACAATTGACGAACAACATCGTGGAAAATATGATTTTATATATCTACCAATCGATTTTAAG AATAAATGCAACATGGGCTACGCATTCATCAATATGATTGATCCTATTCAGATCGTTCCATTTCACCAG ACGTTTGAGGGTAGAAAATGGGAGAAGTTCAATAGTGAAAAGGTTGCTTCGCTTGCATATGCTCGTATCCAAGGAAAGTCAGCCCTTATTGCACATTTCCAGAATTCGAGCTTGATGAATGAAGATAAACGGTGCCGCCCTATTCTGTTTCACACTGACGGTCCAAATGCTGGTGATCAG GAACCATTTCCAACAGGCACCAGTCTGCGGTCAAAGTCAGGCAGGCAACAAGCATTCGGGAGTGAGGACGACGACTAA